A window from Mesorhizobium sp. WSM2240 encodes these proteins:
- a CDS encoding glycosyltransferase, which translates to MLKIPDTNPSLALPLKPDGTPVRVLYALDQFPQLSESYIDAEINRMQSWGFHIEVWSNKDPKSEGGECDVTIHRGKLEDAIAKVKPDIVHTHWTKSAIKYRDAAKRMRKPMTARGHWHFIPDQLVKLEKDNTIVRLYMFPHLAKRYGSIASKIRPMHACFHEEWLAPKVEKNRRMIVRTAACKKSKDLDCFIRIASRLNGYRCVLVLCSLGPNDHYRELEQLNRDLGSPVEMVRDITHREVAAYLAEAGIYLHTYNPDVSFGMPVSIAEAMAAGCTVFARDVDGARAFLGNAGKVYADEDQAVQLIKATEKWSDEEWAQAAARSTQRAWSDFDDRQVLLPLRQSWIEIASQIPSGNQWSPLGRIKRWFGLAA; encoded by the coding sequence ATGCTGAAAATCCCCGACACCAACCCTTCTCTTGCCCTCCCTCTGAAGCCGGATGGTACGCCCGTGCGCGTACTTTACGCGCTTGATCAGTTCCCGCAACTTTCCGAGTCCTATATCGATGCGGAAATAAACCGGATGCAGAGCTGGGGATTCCACATCGAAGTCTGGTCGAACAAGGATCCGAAGTCGGAAGGCGGCGAGTGCGACGTTACCATCCACCGCGGGAAGCTGGAAGACGCCATCGCTAAGGTGAAGCCAGACATCGTTCACACCCACTGGACCAAAAGTGCGATCAAATACCGCGACGCGGCCAAGCGCATGCGCAAACCAATGACCGCGCGCGGTCACTGGCATTTCATACCGGATCAGCTCGTCAAGCTGGAGAAAGACAACACAATCGTCCGCCTGTACATGTTCCCCCACTTGGCCAAGCGATACGGCAGCATTGCCAGCAAGATTCGCCCAATGCACGCGTGTTTCCACGAGGAATGGCTTGCACCCAAAGTTGAAAAGAACCGTCGGATGATCGTGCGTACCGCGGCTTGTAAGAAGAGCAAGGATCTCGACTGCTTTATTCGGATCGCCAGCCGCTTGAACGGCTATCGCTGTGTGCTCGTTCTTTGCAGCTTGGGCCCTAACGACCATTACCGTGAACTGGAACAACTCAACCGCGATCTTGGCAGCCCGGTCGAGATGGTGCGCGACATCACCCACCGTGAGGTCGCTGCCTATCTGGCCGAGGCTGGTATCTATCTCCATACCTACAACCCCGACGTGTCATTTGGAATGCCCGTATCCATCGCAGAGGCCATGGCGGCGGGATGCACGGTCTTCGCCCGCGACGTCGACGGGGCTCGCGCCTTTCTGGGCAACGCGGGAAAGGTTTATGCCGACGAGGATCAAGCCGTGCAACTTATCAAAGCGACCGAAAAGTGGTCAGATGAGGAGTGGGCTCAAGCTGCGGCGCGATCCACGCAACGGGCCTGGAGCGATTTCGACGATCGGCAAGTTCTTCTGCCACTTCGACAGTCATGGATTGAGATCGCTTCCCAAATTCCATCTGGAAACCAGTGGTCGCCACTGGGGAGGATCAAGCGCTGGTTCGGCCTCGCGGCCTGA